A genomic stretch from Anaerococcus mediterraneensis includes:
- a CDS encoding rod shape-determining protein, with amino-acid sequence MAKFRKSVAIDLGTASVLVYLNGKGIVLNEPSVIAMDVLNGKILAVGNNAKKLIGRAPGNVSCIMPMQKGVISDFKSTEKMLEYFLEKTVKKPIIKPDLLICVPARSTQVEKRAVLQAAENAGAHRTFLIEEPLAAALGAGVDITDPKGSMVVDVGGGTTDIAVISRGEIIASSSVDVAGLSFDNAIKDYIRSRYGLLIGDQSAEKIKEIAGTLNIDDSIEIKGRDMTNGLPSKVYIPVGEVKDAIKKQIDQIVDGIKKVLEITPPELASDIFDREIILTGGGVYTIGLKDRIEEKFRIKAKIADKPQECVIVGTAKALNWMDQLDENRNEAIKSKQAESAAFEKLRRR; translated from the coding sequence ATGGCAAAATTTAGAAAATCTGTCGCAATAGACTTGGGAACAGCAAGTGTCTTGGTTTATCTTAACGGCAAGGGAATAGTTTTGAATGAGCCATCTGTTATAGCAATGGACGTCCTAAATGGAAAGATACTGGCTGTAGGTAATAACGCTAAAAAACTTATAGGCAGAGCCCCTGGCAATGTATCATGCATAATGCCTATGCAAAAGGGAGTCATATCAGATTTTAAGTCGACAGAAAAAATGCTAGAATATTTTCTAGAAAAAACTGTCAAAAAGCCAATCATCAAACCAGATCTTTTGATATGTGTGCCAGCTAGATCTACCCAGGTAGAAAAAAGAGCAGTCCTTCAGGCGGCAGAAAATGCTGGAGCCCATAGGACATTTCTCATAGAAGAGCCCCTAGCAGCAGCCCTAGGTGCTGGTGTAGATATAACAGATCCAAAAGGCTCTATGGTAGTAGATGTCGGTGGTGGAACAACCGATATAGCAGTCATCTCTAGGGGAGAAATCATAGCAAGCTCCTCTGTAGATGTTGCAGGGCTAAGCTTTGATAATGCTATAAAAGATTATATCAGAAGCCGTTATGGCCTACTCATAGGAGATCAAAGTGCAGAAAAAATCAAAGAAATAGCAGGCACATTAAATATTGATGATTCTATTGAAATAAAGGGTAGAGACATGACAAATGGACTTCCAAGCAAAGTCTATATACCTGTTGGAGAAGTAAAAGATGCCATAAAAAAACAAATTGACCAAATAGTAGATGGCATAAAGAAAGTACTAGAAATAACTCCGCCAGAATTAGCAAGTGATATTTTCGATAGGGAAATAATACTAACAGGTGGTGGAGTCTATACAATAGGACTTAAAGACAGGATAGAAGAGAAATTTAGGATCAAGGCAAAAATAGCTGACAAGCCACAAGAATGTGTTATAGTAGGCACAGCCAAGGCCCTAAACTGGATGGACCAACTTGATGAAAATAGGAACGAAGCTATAAAAAGCAAGCAAGCCGAAAGTGCAGCTTTTGAAAAACTAAGGAGAAGATAA
- the metK gene encoding methionine adenosyltransferase, translating to MKKFITSESVTEGHPDKVCDQISDAILDECLRQDTNSRVAAETITTTGLVFVVGEISTEAYVPIEDIARSTIKEIGYTDPNTGFDSENVAVLSSIIEQSADIAQGVNKASEFESTNDRYDRIGAGDQGMIFGYADDETEEYLPVSVVLAQKLAKRLATVRKEGIIDYLRPDGKSQVTVEYDDDKLKRIEAIVISTQHKDSVSLEQIRKDVINEVINKVVDQDLIDEDTKIYVNPTGKFVIGGPKGDAGLTGRKIIVDSYGGYSKSGGGAFSGKDPTKVDRSAAYMARYAAKNMVAAGLAKKLEIGIAYAIGVAKPLSIYVDSFGTGKFDDEKLLEIVKENFDFRPQAIIENLDLLRPIYKKTAAYGHFGRDDEDFTWEKTDKVEKLKTYL from the coding sequence ATGAAAAAATTTATTACAAGCGAATCAGTTACAGAAGGACATCCTGATAAGGTCTGTGACCAAATATCAGATGCCATCTTAGATGAATGCCTAAGACAAGATACAAATTCAAGAGTAGCAGCAGAAACTATTACTACAACAGGCCTGGTTTTTGTTGTTGGAGAGATCTCAACAGAAGCCTATGTGCCAATAGAAGATATTGCTAGATCGACTATAAAAGAAATCGGCTATACCGATCCAAACACAGGTTTTGATTCAGAAAATGTTGCAGTCCTATCATCAATCATAGAACAATCAGCAGATATAGCCCAAGGTGTAAACAAGGCAAGTGAATTTGAAAGTACTAATGATAGGTATGACAGAATAGGAGCAGGTGATCAAGGTATGATTTTTGGTTATGCAGATGATGAAACCGAAGAATACCTACCTGTATCAGTAGTTCTTGCTCAAAAACTAGCTAAAAGACTTGCTACGGTCCGCAAAGAGGGCATAATTGACTATCTAAGACCAGATGGCAAAAGCCAAGTGACTGTAGAATATGATGATGATAAGCTAAAAAGAATAGAAGCCATAGTCATTTCAACCCAACACAAGGACTCAGTTAGCCTTGAACAAATTAGAAAAGATGTCATAAATGAAGTAATCAACAAAGTAGTAGACCAAGACCTAATCGATGAAGATACAAAAATATATGTAAACCCAACAGGCAAATTTGTTATCGGTGGACCAAAGGGAGATGCAGGCCTTACAGGTAGAAAGATAATAGTAGATTCCTATGGTGGATATTCAAAATCAGGTGGTGGAGCATTCTCAGGAAAAGATCCAACAAAGGTAGACCGTTCAGCAGCCTATATGGCAAGATATGCAGCCAAAAACATGGTGGCAGCTGGCCTTGCAAAAAAATTGGAAATAGGCATAGCCTATGCAATAGGGGTTGCAAAACCACTTTCTATCTATGTAGACTCCTTTGGTACAGGCAAATTTGATGATGAAAAACTTCTTGAAATAGTCAAAGAAAACTTTGATTTTAGACCACAAGCCATCATAGAAAACCTAGATCTCCTAAGACCAATCTACAAAAAAACTGCAGCCTATGGTCATTTTGGTAGGGATGACGAAGACTTCACATGGGAGAAAACAGACAAGGTTGAGAAATTAAAAACATATTTGTAA